Proteins encoded together in one Bradyrhizobium sp. PSBB068 window:
- a CDS encoding ankyrin repeat domain-containing protein has product MYRRIALAVLFVVGHIHAGFAAADPARCREQTRKYETDKAQLSAVEISLALFAAANADCINLATTLLDGGASVDARDRLGARPLSHAARSGHLDMVDLLLARGAPVDARNLAGSTALYFAAERGHAAIVQRLIDHGADVNLAGRSGASPVAAAAYAGRDMVVRMLLAHGADGRKADDTGKPPVVYAAAGGQLGIVKQLLALDIDVNARYANDLTLLMWAAGPDEAVAEAQALEVVSYLLDAGARVDERDARGRTALMIAAEGNHPAIAKALLAHGADAALADKAGKHAADLTILSALRAELTPR; this is encoded by the coding sequence TTGTATCGCCGCATCGCCCTCGCCGTGCTGTTTGTCGTCGGCCACATCCACGCCGGCTTTGCTGCGGCCGATCCGGCCCGGTGCCGCGAGCAGACCCGCAAATACGAGACCGACAAGGCCCAGCTCAGCGCGGTCGAAATCTCGCTGGCGCTGTTCGCTGCCGCCAATGCCGACTGCATCAACCTTGCCACCACACTGCTCGACGGCGGCGCCTCGGTGGACGCGCGGGACCGACTGGGCGCAAGGCCGCTGAGCCACGCGGCCCGCTCCGGCCATCTCGACATGGTCGACCTGCTGCTGGCGCGCGGCGCGCCGGTCGATGCCCGCAACCTCGCGGGTTCGACCGCGCTCTACTTCGCCGCCGAGCGCGGCCACGCCGCGATCGTGCAGCGGCTGATCGACCACGGCGCCGACGTCAATCTCGCCGGGCGCAGCGGCGCCTCCCCGGTCGCGGCGGCGGCCTATGCCGGCAGGGACATGGTGGTGCGCATGCTGCTGGCACACGGCGCCGACGGCCGCAAGGCCGACGACACCGGCAAGCCGCCGGTGGTCTATGCGGCGGCCGGCGGTCAGCTCGGCATCGTCAAGCAGTTGCTTGCGCTCGATATCGACGTCAACGCCCGCTACGCCAATGATCTGACGCTGCTGATGTGGGCCGCCGGGCCTGACGAGGCCGTGGCGGAAGCGCAGGCGCTCGAGGTGGTCTCGTATCTCCTGGACGCGGGCGCCAGGGTCGACGAGCGCGATGCGCGCGGACGCACGGCGCTGATGATCGCCGCCGAAGGCAATCATCCCGCGATCGCGAAAGCGCTGCTGGCTCACGGCGCCGATGCCGCGCTGGCCGACAAGGCCGGCAAGCACGCCGCCGATCTCACCATCCTGTCGGCGCTGCGCGCGGAGCTGACGCCGCGTTGA
- a CDS encoding c-type cytochrome encodes MMCCAVLLLMAAQARAETIEDKVAVCAGCHGEAGKPVDKTIPTIWGQQAGYLYIQLRDFKRGDRKSEIMQPIAAQFERDDMLAIAEYLSQKPWPDLGQPRAAKDVAAKAQSASASVGCPACHLDRFQGDGTVPRLAGMGRDYLAKTIADFRTRARGNNPGMSDLMLATSPDDLAALVEYLAGL; translated from the coding sequence GTGATGTGCTGTGCCGTGCTGCTGCTGATGGCAGCCCAGGCGCGCGCGGAGACGATCGAGGACAAGGTCGCAGTCTGCGCCGGCTGCCACGGCGAGGCCGGCAAGCCGGTCGACAAGACCATTCCGACGATCTGGGGCCAGCAGGCCGGCTATCTCTATATCCAGCTGCGCGACTTCAAGCGCGGCGATCGCAAGAGCGAGATCATGCAGCCGATCGCGGCGCAATTCGAGCGCGACGACATGCTGGCGATCGCGGAATACCTCTCGCAGAAGCCGTGGCCCGACCTCGGCCAGCCGCGCGCGGCCAAGGACGTCGCGGCGAAGGCGCAAAGTGCCAGCGCATCGGTCGGCTGTCCGGCCTGCCATCTCGATCGCTTCCAGGGCGACGGCACGGTGCCGCGGCTCGCCGGAATGGGACGGGACTACCTCGCCAAGACCATCGCCGACTTCCGCACCCGCGCACGCGGCAACAATCCCGGCATGTCCGACCTGATGCTGGCAACCTCGCCCGACGACCTCGCGGCGCTGGTGGAGTATCTCGCGGGGCTGTAA
- a CDS encoding PQQ-binding-like beta-propeller repeat protein has translation MHLKGLAAFAAAVGVGLLSGAAIGQEVKQEKQSVAGNANVSPVTQEQLNAADKNAKDFLLTNGNYAQTRFYPGKQISRDNVKNLHVAWIFQTDVKESLETSPIVVDGVMYVTTSFSHVYALDAKTGQQLWHYAHKMGPITVYCCGPNNRGVQVLGDRVYLATLDSKLMALNAKTGEVVWTTNIADPELGYSETMAPTVVKDKVLIGTNGGEYGIRGFVRAYDAKTGKQLWNFNTIPENSVGVWATKDATGRDMHRNIQAEKDMLAKIGDPYAKLGGGVWQNPSVDLATNRIYFVVGNPSPDLDGSNRPGDNLYTNSLVSLDLDTGKYVCHFQYIAHDVWDLDAVSPTVLVNVKDKDGKTIPGVIHAGKTGHIYVHDRKDCSLIRFSEAMVPQENMWVLPTKEGARMLPGANGGVEWSPIATDPGQELAYAINLHQPMTYHVESSAYPNGKLWLGGAFKVIPSEKQSGNITAVNYNTGKIKWQVKTPEPMIGGILATAGGLVFTGEGNGKFAAYNSSNGKELWSFRAGAGVNAPPSSYVIGGKQYVVVGAGGNTQLDYKRGNNIIAFTLD, from the coding sequence ATGCATCTGAAAGGGCTTGCGGCATTCGCCGCAGCGGTCGGCGTTGGCCTGTTGTCCGGCGCGGCGATCGGACAGGAAGTCAAGCAGGAGAAACAGTCGGTCGCCGGCAACGCCAATGTCTCGCCGGTGACCCAGGAGCAGCTCAACGCAGCCGACAAGAACGCGAAAGACTTCCTGCTGACCAACGGCAATTACGCCCAGACCCGGTTTTATCCGGGCAAGCAGATCAGCCGCGACAATGTGAAGAACCTGCACGTCGCCTGGATCTTCCAGACCGACGTCAAGGAGTCGCTCGAGACGTCGCCGATCGTCGTCGACGGCGTGATGTATGTCACGACGTCGTTCAGCCATGTCTATGCGCTCGACGCCAAGACCGGCCAGCAGCTCTGGCACTATGCCCACAAGATGGGCCCGATCACGGTCTATTGCTGCGGTCCCAACAATCGCGGCGTCCAGGTGCTCGGCGACCGGGTCTATCTGGCAACGCTGGATTCCAAGCTGATGGCGCTCAATGCCAAGACCGGCGAGGTGGTGTGGACCACCAACATCGCCGATCCCGAGCTCGGCTACAGCGAGACGATGGCGCCGACCGTGGTCAAGGACAAGGTCCTGATCGGCACCAATGGCGGCGAATACGGCATCCGCGGCTTCGTGCGCGCCTATGACGCCAAGACCGGCAAGCAGCTCTGGAATTTCAATACCATTCCGGAGAACTCGGTCGGCGTCTGGGCGACCAAGGACGCCACCGGCCGCGACATGCATCGCAACATCCAGGCTGAGAAGGACATGCTCGCCAAGATCGGCGATCCCTATGCCAAGCTCGGCGGCGGTGTGTGGCAGAATCCGTCGGTCGATCTCGCGACCAACCGGATCTACTTCGTGGTCGGCAACCCGTCGCCCGACCTCGACGGCTCCAACCGGCCCGGCGACAACCTCTACACCAACTCGCTGGTGTCGCTCGATCTCGACACCGGCAAGTATGTCTGCCACTTCCAGTACATCGCCCATGACGTGTGGGACCTCGACGCGGTCAGCCCGACGGTGCTGGTCAATGTCAAGGACAAGGACGGCAAGACCATTCCCGGCGTCATCCATGCCGGCAAGACCGGGCACATCTATGTGCACGATCGCAAGGACTGTAGCCTGATCCGCTTCTCCGAGGCGATGGTGCCGCAGGAGAACATGTGGGTGCTGCCGACCAAGGAAGGCGCGCGCATGCTGCCCGGCGCCAATGGCGGCGTCGAATGGTCGCCGATCGCGACCGATCCGGGACAGGAGCTGGCCTACGCCATCAACCTGCACCAGCCGATGACCTACCATGTCGAGAGCTCGGCCTATCCGAACGGCAAGCTGTGGCTCGGCGGCGCCTTCAAGGTGATCCCGAGCGAGAAGCAGTCGGGTAACATCACGGCGGTGAACTACAACACCGGCAAGATCAAGTGGCAGGTCAAGACGCCGGAGCCGATGATCGGCGGCATCCTCGCCACGGCCGGCGGCCTGGTGTTCACCGGCGAAGGCAACGGCAAGTTCGCGGCGTACAACTCCTCGAACGGCAAGGAGCTGTGGAGCTTCCGCGCCGGCGCGGGCGTCAATGCGCCGCCGTCGAGCTACGTGATCGGCGGCAAGCAATATGTCGTGGTCGGCGCTGGCGGCAACACCCAGCTCGACTACAAGCGCGGCAACAACATCATCGCTTTCACGCTCGACTGA
- a CDS encoding ABC transporter substrate-binding protein, whose amino-acid sequence MLRKLCVIAAAAALVAAPLPSLAQGKKDSVVMGMTLEPPGLDPTNAAAAAIAEVTLYNVYETLTKINEDGSVSPLLAESWQASPDLKTYTFKLRKGIKFHNGEPFDSAAVKFSFDRAAAPTSTNKDKSLYQAFASVTAPDPETVVVALKYSEPNLPFLLGQATGSIVEPKSAPTDATQPVGTGPYTLGSWAKGSSITLVKWPDYRNAAAIKLAKVTIRFIGDPAAQVAALLSGDVDAFPRVAAARSLAQFKADPRFNVLIGGSRTKTIVGINERKKPLDDVRVRRAILAAIDRKAMIGGAVDGFGTPIGSFYTPGSLGYVDTTGINPYDPELARKLLAEAGVKTPLELSLRLPPPSYARQGGEILAAQLAKVGIIAKIENVEWAQWLSQVFTGPHNYDLTIVAHVEPFDLVKLTEPDYYLGYKSEAFNALYQQIMATPDQAVRAKLLGDAQRMLATDAVAGFLFQPQLITIASKKLKGVWKEAPQFENDFSAWSWE is encoded by the coding sequence ATGTTGAGGAAATTGTGCGTCATCGCGGCGGCTGCCGCACTCGTTGCCGCGCCGCTGCCGAGCCTCGCGCAGGGCAAGAAGGACAGCGTCGTGATGGGCATGACGCTGGAGCCGCCGGGGCTGGATCCCACCAACGCGGCAGCGGCGGCGATTGCCGAAGTCACGCTCTATAACGTCTATGAGACCCTGACCAAGATCAACGAGGACGGCTCGGTGTCGCCGCTGCTCGCCGAGAGCTGGCAGGCCTCGCCCGATCTCAAGACCTATACTTTCAAGCTCCGCAAGGGCATCAAATTCCATAATGGCGAGCCGTTCGATTCCGCCGCGGTGAAGTTCTCGTTCGACCGCGCCGCGGCGCCGACCTCGACCAACAAGGACAAGAGCCTGTACCAGGCCTTCGCATCGGTGACGGCGCCTGATCCGGAGACCGTCGTCGTCGCATTGAAATATTCCGAGCCGAACCTGCCGTTCCTGCTCGGCCAGGCGACGGGCTCGATCGTCGAGCCGAAGAGCGCGCCGACCGATGCGACGCAGCCGGTCGGCACCGGCCCCTACACGCTCGGCAGCTGGGCCAAGGGTTCGTCGATCACGCTGGTGAAATGGCCTGACTATCGCAACGCCGCGGCGATCAAGCTCGCCAAGGTGACGATCCGTTTCATCGGCGATCCCGCAGCCCAGGTCGCGGCGCTGCTGTCGGGCGACGTCGACGCCTTTCCGCGGGTTGCGGCGGCGCGCAGCCTGGCGCAATTCAAGGCCGATCCGCGCTTCAATGTGCTGATCGGCGGCTCGCGAACAAAAACCATCGTCGGTATCAACGAGCGCAAGAAGCCGCTCGACGACGTCAGGGTTCGCCGCGCCATCCTGGCTGCGATCGATCGCAAGGCGATGATCGGCGGCGCGGTCGACGGCTTCGGCACGCCGATCGGCAGCTTCTATACGCCAGGCTCGCTCGGCTATGTCGATACCACCGGCATCAACCCCTACGATCCGGAGTTGGCCAGGAAGCTGTTGGCCGAGGCCGGCGTCAAGACGCCGCTCGAGCTCAGCCTCAGGCTGCCGCCACCGTCCTACGCTCGGCAGGGCGGCGAAATCCTCGCAGCCCAGCTCGCCAAGGTCGGCATTATTGCCAAGATCGAGAACGTGGAATGGGCGCAGTGGCTGTCCCAGGTCTTCACCGGGCCGCACAATTACGACCTCACCATCGTCGCGCATGTCGAGCCGTTCGACCTCGTGAAGCTCACCGAGCCGGATTACTATCTCGGCTACAAGTCCGAGGCGTTCAACGCGCTTTACCAGCAGATCATGGCGACGCCGGATCAGGCCGTCCGGGCCAAGCTGCTCGGCGACGCCCAGCGCATGCTGGCGACCGATGCCGTGGCCGGCTTCCTGTTCCAGCCGCAACTGATCACGATCGCCAGCAAGAAGCTGAAGGGCGTGTGGAAGGAAGCCCCGCAGTTCGAGAATGATTTCTCGGCCTGGTCCTGGGAGTAG
- a CDS encoding ATP-binding cassette domain-containing protein, producing MTMPDQPSPGTPLLAVKDLAQRYTLPRDSLFKPAAQVHALNGVTAQVMPGRSLGVVGESGSGKSTFARLVMALERPSAGTVSLLGRDLNRIPPDELRRARRDFQMVFQDPYGSLDPRQTIARIVAEPLTALGRIDRGTLRDRVATVLRQVGLRDADMDKFPHEFSGGQRQRIAIARALITQPKLIVADEPVSALDVSVQAQVLNLMQDLQDEFGLSYILISHDLAVVDLICDEIAVMYLGRIVEQGRPADLFAHSAHPYTRALLDAVPRARAGGVRRRRGAQPVGSQASAAVGCPYAPRCPLADQHCRATAPALRNVGDAHLAACHHTDAVMALPPVVAEAG from the coding sequence ATGACGATGCCGGACCAGCCTTCACCCGGAACGCCGCTGCTCGCGGTGAAGGACCTCGCGCAGCGCTACACGCTGCCGCGCGATAGCCTGTTCAAGCCGGCGGCGCAGGTGCACGCGCTCAACGGCGTGACGGCGCAGGTCATGCCGGGCAGGAGCCTCGGCGTGGTCGGCGAATCCGGTTCGGGCAAATCGACCTTTGCGCGGCTGGTGATGGCGCTGGAGCGGCCGTCGGCGGGCACGGTCTCGCTGCTCGGCCGCGACCTCAACCGGATCCCGCCGGATGAATTGCGCCGCGCCCGCCGGGATTTCCAGATGGTGTTCCAGGATCCCTATGGTTCGCTCGATCCGCGGCAGACCATCGCGCGCATCGTCGCCGAGCCGCTGACCGCGCTCGGCCGCATCGATCGCGGGACCTTGCGCGACCGCGTCGCCACGGTGCTGCGGCAGGTGGGCCTGCGCGATGCCGACATGGACAAGTTTCCGCACGAATTCTCCGGTGGCCAGCGCCAGCGCATCGCGATCGCGCGCGCGCTGATCACCCAGCCGAAGCTGATCGTCGCCGACGAGCCGGTCTCGGCGCTCGACGTCTCGGTGCAGGCGCAGGTGCTCAATCTGATGCAGGACCTGCAGGACGAGTTCGGCCTGAGCTACATCCTGATCAGCCATGACCTCGCGGTGGTCGATCTCATCTGCGACGAGATCGCGGTGATGTATCTCGGGCGGATCGTCGAGCAGGGGCGGCCCGCCGATCTGTTCGCGCACTCTGCCCATCCCTATACGCGTGCGCTGCTCGATGCGGTTCCGCGGGCGCGCGCCGGGGGCGTCCGGCGGCGCCGCGGCGCGCAGCCGGTCGGCTCGCAGGCCTCGGCCGCGGTCGGATGCCCCTACGCGCCGCGCTGTCCGCTGGCCGACCAGCATTGTCGCGCGACCGCGCCTGCGCTACGCAATGTCGGAGACGCCCATCTGGCGGCCTGCCATCACACTGATGCCGTGATGGCGCTGCCGCCGGTGGTCGCCGAGGCCGGTTAG
- a CDS encoding ABC transporter ATP-binding protein, which yields MAKEDAPLIEVKDLGVRLNTSRGPAQAVRGVSFALRRGETLGLVGESGCGKSVTALALMGLLPDSAVISGSIRLEGAELVGLPDAAYCRLRGNRISMIFQEPMTALNPMHTIGHQVAEPLLRHTGVSAAQARQEAIALLDRVGLPDAAKRVDAYPHQFSGGQRQRITIAMALACQPDVLIADEPTTALDVTIQGQILDLIAGLVAERGMSMILISHDLGVIAENVERMMVMYGGTVVESGETNAVFTRMGHPYTQGLFRARPRLGARKGTRLKTIAGTVPELADLPAGCTFADRCTIAEARCRAALPVVVDVGAAHGVRCIRTDVSMAAGSVGA from the coding sequence ATGGCCAAGGAAGACGCGCCGCTGATCGAAGTGAAGGACCTTGGCGTCAGGCTCAACACCAGCCGCGGCCCGGCGCAGGCGGTGCGCGGCGTCAGCTTTGCGCTTCGCCGCGGCGAGACGCTCGGCCTGGTCGGCGAATCCGGTTGCGGCAAGTCGGTCACGGCGCTGGCCCTGATGGGGCTGTTGCCGGACAGCGCCGTGATCAGCGGCAGCATTCGGCTCGAAGGCGCGGAGCTGGTCGGGCTGCCTGATGCGGCCTATTGCAGGCTGCGCGGCAACCGCATCAGCATGATCTTCCAGGAGCCGATGACCGCGCTCAATCCGATGCACACGATCGGGCACCAGGTCGCCGAGCCCTTGCTGCGCCACACCGGCGTCTCGGCGGCGCAGGCGCGGCAGGAGGCCATCGCCTTGCTCGATCGTGTCGGGCTGCCCGATGCGGCGAAGCGCGTCGATGCCTATCCGCACCAATTCTCAGGCGGCCAGCGCCAGCGCATCACGATCGCGATGGCGCTGGCCTGCCAGCCCGACGTCCTGATCGCCGACGAGCCGACCACCGCGCTCGACGTCACCATCCAGGGCCAGATCCTCGATCTGATCGCCGGCCTCGTGGCGGAGCGCGGCATGTCGATGATCCTGATCTCGCACGATCTCGGCGTGATCGCCGAGAATGTCGAGCGCATGATGGTGATGTATGGCGGCACCGTCGTCGAAAGCGGCGAGACCAATGCCGTGTTCACGCGGATGGGTCATCCCTACACCCAGGGCCTGTTCCGCGCCCGCCCGCGGCTCGGCGCGCGCAAGGGGACGCGGCTCAAGACCATCGCCGGCACGGTGCCGGAGCTGGCCGACCTGCCCGCGGGCTGCACCTTTGCCGATCGCTGCACGATCGCCGAGGCGCGCTGCCGCGCGGCGCTGCCGGTCGTGGTCGATGTCGGCGCCGCGCATGGCGTGCGTTGCATCAGGACCGACGTCTCGATGGCTGCTGGGAGCGTCGGCGCATGA
- a CDS encoding ABC transporter permease, which produces MSTPLTAAAGTAAIAPGARPVTGFWRRALRHRSFVLGAVLSLFVLGAALLSLLWTPWSATDIDVASKLQPPTAAHWLGTDVLGRDIVSLLLVGARSTIMVGVIAVGIGLSFGVGLGLVAAARKGWTEELIMRMSDFTFAFPAVLSAIMLAAVAGPGMVTSITAIGIFQIPTFVRVTRGSANAIWAREFVLAARAAGKGSFRITIEHVLPNILSILIVQATIQFALAILAEAALSYLGLGTQPPQPSWGRMLNDAQTLLFQSPMLAVYPGAAIAIAVLGLNLLGDGLRDLLDPRLAQER; this is translated from the coding sequence GTGAGCACGCCGCTGACCGCAGCCGCCGGCACCGCGGCAATCGCACCGGGCGCGCGGCCTGTGACCGGCTTCTGGCGCCGCGCGCTGCGCCATCGCAGCTTCGTGCTCGGGGCGGTGCTCAGCCTGTTCGTGCTCGGCGCCGCGCTGCTGTCGCTGCTCTGGACGCCGTGGTCGGCTACCGACATCGATGTCGCGTCGAAACTGCAGCCGCCGACGGCGGCGCACTGGCTCGGCACCGACGTGCTCGGCCGCGACATCGTCTCGCTGCTGCTGGTCGGCGCGCGCTCCACCATCATGGTCGGCGTCATTGCGGTGGGGATCGGCCTGAGCTTCGGCGTTGGCCTCGGCCTGGTCGCCGCCGCGCGCAAGGGCTGGACCGAGGAGCTCATCATGCGGATGAGCGACTTCACTTTCGCTTTCCCAGCGGTGCTGTCGGCGATCATGCTCGCCGCGGTCGCCGGCCCCGGCATGGTGACGTCGATCACCGCGATCGGCATCTTCCAGATCCCGACCTTCGTCCGCGTCACCCGCGGCTCGGCCAATGCGATCTGGGCCCGTGAATTCGTGCTGGCCGCGCGCGCCGCGGGCAAGGGCTCATTCCGCATCACGATCGAGCATGTGCTGCCGAACATCCTCTCGATCCTGATCGTGCAGGCGACGATCCAGTTCGCGCTCGCGATCCTCGCCGAGGCCGCACTGTCCTATCTCGGGCTCGGCACCCAGCCGCCGCAGCCGTCCTGGGGGCGCATGCTCAACGATGCGCAGACCCTGCTGTTCCAGTCGCCGATGCTCGCGGTCTATCCGGGCGCCGCGATCGCGATCGCGGTGCTCGGGCTCAATCTGCTCGGCGACGGCCTGCGCGATCTGCTCGATCCCCGTCTGGCGCAGGAGCGGTGA
- a CDS encoding ABC transporter permease: MSVFFLRRILTLLATLVAASLIIFLVLDALPGNAAQMLMGADASPDAVRALTVKLGLDQPLTIRYLLWLKGMAVGDLGNSYVYGTPVAGLIAERLVLTIPLAIMSMLITVVLALAAGIYTAANHNKLGDVGVMSLTQIGIALPNFWFAILLILLFSVKLQLLSAGGFAGWDDGIWPGIRSLLLPSISLAVVQAAILARVTRSAVLEVLREDFVRTARAKGLGRREVLWRHVLRNAMIPVMTVMGLQFANLLAGTIVIENVFYLPGLGRLIFQSIANRDLIVVRNCVMLLAAMVVIVNFVVDVLYAFIDPRIKVANL, translated from the coding sequence ATGAGCGTATTCTTTCTGCGGCGGATCCTGACCCTGCTGGCGACGCTGGTCGCGGCCTCGCTGATCATTTTCCTGGTGCTCGACGCGCTGCCCGGCAATGCCGCCCAGATGCTGATGGGCGCCGATGCCTCGCCCGATGCGGTGCGCGCGCTCACCGTCAAGCTCGGCCTCGATCAGCCGCTCACCATACGCTACCTGCTCTGGCTCAAGGGCATGGCGGTCGGCGACCTCGGCAACAGCTACGTCTATGGCACGCCGGTGGCCGGACTGATCGCGGAGCGGCTGGTGCTGACCATCCCGCTCGCGATCATGTCGATGCTGATCACCGTGGTGCTGGCGCTCGCCGCCGGCATCTACACTGCGGCAAATCACAACAAGCTCGGCGATGTCGGCGTGATGTCGCTGACCCAAATCGGCATCGCGCTGCCGAATTTCTGGTTCGCGATCCTCCTGATCCTGCTGTTCTCGGTGAAGCTGCAACTGTTGTCCGCCGGCGGCTTTGCCGGCTGGGATGACGGCATCTGGCCGGGAATCCGCTCGCTGTTGCTGCCGTCGATCTCGCTCGCGGTGGTGCAGGCCGCGATCCTCGCCCGCGTCACCCGCTCGGCCGTGCTGGAGGTGCTGCGCGAGGACTTTGTCCGCACCGCGCGCGCGAAAGGGCTCGGCAGGCGCGAGGTGCTGTGGCGCCATGTGCTGCGCAACGCCATGATCCCGGTGATGACCGTCATGGGCCTGCAATTCGCCAATCTGCTGGCCGGCACCATCGTGATCGAGAACGTGTTCTATCTGCCGGGCCTGGGACGGCTGATCTTCCAGTCGATCGCCAATCGCGACCTGATCGTGGTGCGCAATTGCGTGATGCTGCTGGCCGCGATGGTCGTGATCGTCAATTTCGTGGTCGATGTGCTCTATGCCTTCATCGACCCGCGCATCAAGGTCGCCAACCTGTGA
- a CDS encoding amidase: MSDDLCLLSATDLRARIAARDVSPVEVTAAVIARAERLQPELNCFITLCGEEAMAQAKAAERQLMADEPLGLLHGIPFTVKDIVSTKGVRTTFGAVPYKNNVPDHDAVAVARLHAQGGILLGKTTTPEFGSKCLTDSPLFGRTRNAWSAERSSGGSSGGAAVAVASGIAPLAVATDGGGSTRIPAACNGVVGIKQSNGVIPHSQVQDAFGNQTYVTPTTRTVADTALMMQAMAGEDPSDPWSIGVPVPDYLDHAAPRGDLRGRRVLFCLSPPGRPVTSDVAAAFKASLDRLASLGAELEEFSGDGFDIEPIWRAINHTVWRTRFDKLAADHPDDLSPTFLKQLARAADVSGVDYQQAMFDRTALFRRVQSLLARGDLLAMPTLTRTALPIDQDLFGTIEIDGRSFDSVRPHWFPWTMLFNMTGHPAISIPAGFGRDGLPIGLHLAGRFRADAELLRVAALFEAASDLLGRWPALP; the protein is encoded by the coding sequence ATGAGCGACGATCTGTGCCTGCTGTCAGCCACTGACCTTCGCGCGCGCATCGCCGCCAGGGACGTGTCTCCGGTCGAGGTCACGGCGGCTGTAATCGCCCGCGCCGAGCGGCTGCAGCCGGAACTGAACTGCTTCATCACGCTGTGCGGCGAGGAGGCGATGGCGCAGGCGAAGGCCGCGGAGCGGCAGCTGATGGCCGACGAGCCGCTCGGTCTGCTGCACGGCATCCCCTTCACCGTGAAGGATATCGTCAGCACCAAGGGCGTGCGCACGACCTTCGGCGCGGTGCCTTACAAGAACAATGTGCCCGACCACGATGCCGTGGCGGTGGCCCGGCTCCATGCGCAGGGCGGAATATTGCTCGGCAAGACCACGACGCCGGAGTTTGGCAGCAAGTGCCTGACCGACTCGCCGCTGTTCGGCCGCACCCGCAACGCGTGGAGTGCCGAGCGCTCCAGCGGCGGCTCCAGCGGCGGCGCCGCGGTGGCGGTCGCGAGCGGCATCGCGCCGCTGGCGGTTGCGACCGACGGTGGCGGCTCGACCCGGATTCCCGCGGCCTGCAACGGCGTGGTCGGGATCAAGCAGAGCAACGGCGTGATCCCGCACAGCCAGGTGCAGGACGCCTTCGGTAACCAGACCTATGTCACGCCGACCACGCGCACCGTGGCGGATACCGCGCTGATGATGCAGGCGATGGCCGGCGAGGATCCGTCCGATCCCTGGTCGATCGGTGTGCCGGTGCCCGACTATCTCGACCATGCCGCGCCGCGCGGCGATCTCAGGGGCAGGCGCGTGCTGTTCTGCCTGTCGCCGCCGGGCCGCCCGGTGACATCAGACGTCGCCGCTGCCTTCAAGGCGAGCCTCGACCGGCTGGCCAGCCTCGGCGCCGAGCTCGAGGAGTTCTCCGGCGATGGCTTTGACATCGAGCCAATCTGGCGCGCCATCAATCACACGGTCTGGCGCACCCGCTTCGACAAGCTCGCGGCCGATCATCCCGATGACCTCAGCCCGACCTTCCTGAAGCAGCTCGCGCGCGCCGCTGATGTGAGCGGCGTCGACTACCAGCAGGCGATGTTCGACCGCACCGCGCTATTCCGCCGCGTGCAGTCGCTGCTCGCGCGCGGCGACCTCCTGGCGATGCCGACCCTGACCCGCACGGCACTGCCGATCGATCAGGATCTGTTCGGCACCATCGAGATCGACGGCCGGAGCTTCGACAGCGTGCGGCCGCACTGGTTTCCCTGGACCATGCTGTTCAACATGACCGGGCATCCCGCGATCAGCATCCCCGCAGGTTTCGGCCGCGATGGCCTGCCGATCGGCCTGCATCTGGCCGGCCGCTTCCGGGCCGACGCGGAACTGTTGCGCGTCGCGGCGCTGTTCGAAGCGGCGAGCGATCTGCTCGGGCGCTGGCCGGCCTTGCCCTGA